From Methanomicrobia archaeon, a single genomic window includes:
- a CDS encoding NAD-dependent epimerase/dehydratase family protein gives MKILVTGGAGFIGSHVVDRLMADDHELIVLDNLSSGDEHFIAAHQGKPNFQFHQIDLVHDEIAGLFEGVEEVWHLAANPEVRLGAEDTYVHLEQNVIATYNVLEAMRQSGVRRILFTSTSTVYGDAEQLPTPEDYPTMPISLYGASKLACEAFIASYCYTFELQAWIYRFANVIGRRSGHGVIYDFIQKLRTNPAALEILGDGTQTKSYIYISDCIEAMRVGLQAAVDEERVHILNIGTDSMTSVTRIAELVAEAMNLDPELNYTGGKRGWKGDVPVMLLDASKLGALGWQQRYHSEEAVKKAIRDLLAASN, from the coding sequence ATGAAAATTCTGGTAACCGGTGGAGCGGGTTTTATCGGCTCGCATGTGGTTGACCGGTTGATGGCCGATGATCACGAGCTTATCGTTCTTGATAACCTGAGTTCGGGTGACGAGCACTTCATCGCGGCTCATCAGGGCAAACCGAATTTCCAGTTCCATCAGATCGATCTGGTACACGACGAGATTGCCGGGCTGTTTGAAGGCGTAGAGGAAGTCTGGCATCTGGCAGCGAACCCTGAAGTGCGGCTGGGTGCAGAGGATACCTACGTGCACCTGGAGCAGAACGTCATTGCGACCTACAACGTGCTGGAGGCGATGCGCCAGAGTGGCGTGCGACGAATCCTGTTTACCTCGACCTCTACCGTATATGGCGATGCGGAGCAGTTGCCGACGCCCGAGGACTATCCCACCATGCCCATCTCGTTATATGGCGCATCGAAACTCGCGTGCGAAGCGTTCATCGCCTCTTACTGCTATACCTTCGAGCTGCAGGCGTGGATTTACCGGTTCGCGAATGTCATCGGCCGGCGTTCGGGTCACGGCGTCATCTACGATTTCATCCAGAAGTTGCGCACGAATCCGGCGGCGTTAGAGATTCTGGGCGACGGCACCCAGACGAAATCGTACATATACATCTCCGATTGTATCGAGGCCATGCGTGTCGGGCTCCAGGCGGCCGTCGACGAGGAGCGGGTGCATATCCTCAATATCGGGACGGACAGCATGACGAGCGTCACGCGGATCGCGGAACTCGTTGCTGAGGCTATGAACCTCGATCCGGAGTTAAACTACACCGGCGGCAAGCGCGGCTGGAAGGGTGACGTCCCGGTTATGCTGCTTGATGCCTCGAAGC
- the pheA gene encoding prephenate dehydratase produces MKLGLLGPEGTFSETAALLWLKTRTKTAAEPAELLFYPTIFDVADSVARGEVGYGVVPIENSLEGSVGETLDVLTSESTAGSVQIAGEVLVPIKICLLARGAFDQIRTVVSHPHAIAQCKRFIRGRLLSRGVKVQAVDSTAAAAKLARELDAIAALASEEAARKYQLTILMEDVQDMASVTRFVALAPAAVQTAPTGHDKTSLLLALKDRPGALYDVLGVFAERGINLTKIESRPSRRALGDYMFHIDCEGHVEEKEIKAVLANLESRVTLIKLLGSYPRAE; encoded by the coding sequence ATGAAACTGGGCTTACTGGGGCCTGAGGGCACCTTCTCAGAAACTGCAGCGTTGCTCTGGCTCAAAACGCGGACGAAGACGGCGGCTGAGCCTGCAGAGCTCCTCTTTTACCCTACCATATTCGATGTTGCGGATAGCGTCGCGCGTGGCGAGGTCGGATACGGCGTGGTGCCGATCGAGAATTCCCTTGAGGGCTCGGTGGGCGAGACCCTGGATGTGCTCACGAGTGAAAGTACCGCTGGATCGGTCCAGATAGCCGGCGAGGTGCTGGTACCGATAAAGATCTGTCTTCTCGCGCGTGGCGCGTTCGACCAGATACGGACGGTCGTCTCACACCCGCACGCGATCGCGCAGTGCAAACGATTCATCAGGGGACGATTGCTGTCCCGCGGCGTGAAGGTGCAAGCGGTGGACAGCACAGCGGCAGCCGCGAAATTGGCCCGGGAGCTAGACGCGATCGCCGCGTTGGCTTCTGAAGAGGCCGCACGAAAGTACCAGCTTACCATACTCATGGAGGATGTGCAGGATATGGCAAGCGTGACGCGATTCGTTGCTCTTGCGCCCGCAGCCGTGCAGACGGCGCCGACCGGTCATGACAAGACCTCGCTCTTGCTCGCCCTGAAGGACCGTCCGGGAGCGCTCTACGACGTCCTTGGCGTCTTCGCTGAGCGCGGGATAAATCTCACGAAGATCGAGTCTCGACCATCCCGGCGTGCCCTGGGCGATTACATGTTCCACATCGATTGTGAGGGTCACGTCGAGGAGAAAGAGATAAAAGCAGTGCTGGCGAATCTAGAATCGCGGGTGACCCTGATCAAACTGCTCGGGTCGTACCCCAGGGCCGAGTGA